The sequence AATGAAACGCAACTGCGGGGTGACTCGGCTGCCGGAAATGGTCATGTTGCCGGGAAAAGACGACCGCAGGACCTGAGCATTGACCGTTTCGCACCAAGACGCCCTTCCCCCGGAAACCCCTCAGAACATGCAAGAAAGCGCCGCCGCCGCGGCTGCCTTCCTCAAGGCGCTGGCCCATGAGGGGCGGCTGATGATTCTGTGCCACTTAGGCGCAGGCGAGCGGTCGGTCGGGGAACTGGAGGGACTGCTGGACATGCGCCAGGCCGCGGTCA is a genomic window of Leisingera caerulea DSM 24564 containing:
- a CDS encoding ArsR/SmtB family transcription factor, which codes for MQESAAAAAAFLKALAHEGRLMILCHLGAGERSVGELEGLLDMRQAAVSQMLARLREEGLVATRREGKTVYYSLQDPKTEETIALLYKHFCSGL